The sequence TGTTGCAACTGCGACGAAGCACCCAACGGTTTAAAGTTGGAAGGGCCAGCTTGTGACGACGGCCCCGACGGAGCGCTCTCTACCCTCGTCACGACAGGCTCGGGAATGAAAGGGACAACACCTTCCACTAAATTTGCCACCGTGGCATCCACACTATTAGTGCGACCTAcgtacgaaaataaaaatagaaacgttAATGTGTGATttgattcaacaaaaaactagTTATTTTACTTAGATCGCTCAAAATGACAGCCATCGGTACATGTGGTAGCACTTCTTTGACCTGACTGGCCATCACTTGCCATCGATTGTTGGGTCGTTGAACAGGGCGAGGAGGTTGAGCTtcaaatcgttttcttttgattagttCAGCCTaaagaaatcattttattACTATAAACGAATGACCAAAGTTATAAAGAGCAACGTCTTCACCTTGTCTTTGGCTGTGAAAGATGTAACGGTAACGCCGAGGTCTTGGCTGACAGTCGATTCTATCCGATTGACGTAAGCTTCGAGTTCTTCATCTTCACGGCATTGAGTCGGTTCCagaaatctaaaataaaaaccgccATTAGAATCGCTGGATACTTGAGTCAACAAAGTTAAATTTAGCATTACTTAATGTTGAAAATTGTGCAGGGGCTGAAAAGGAGGAAGAACACATCCGTCCAGGACTGGCTGTCAAGAACTGTGATGGCAAAAGACGGGAAAGGACGTGAAATCCTCAAAGAGAGCGGCTGAACCGGAAGGCTCGGGTTGTTTCGTTTGTGTTGTTCAAAGCTTCTGAGCTGAAATTTGAGAAGTCCTGatttggctgttgttgtttcttcctctGGAAAGGTGGTGATGACTCCTTTCTTATCTGCAATAACTTGAAGCACAATTGAATCAAAGGGGCTGCAGTGATTTGCGACCCAGACAGCATTTTCTTGAACAACTGCCTTGTTTGAGTATTTCTCATTCACAAAGACGCCCAGCATGAATCCACACACCCTCAACAAGTACCTGAACATGTGGAATCAAACATCATGATAGTTtgccatatttatttttaaatgaggtAGACTGTTACCTTTTGATAGGTTGGTATGGCATGTACAGAAACATGAGATAGAATTGAATGAGAGCAAATATTCTCATTACTAGCAACAACAGCCCTAAAGGGGTGTAAAATACCAACAACAGCAATGTCCAATCCCATTGTGTAatcctggaaaaaaagaaacaataagaattataaaataaaacattacaTATCTAGCAATAACACAAAGTTTTTAAGGGAAGAGAACGATTCCACACAGCCCAAGGGCAAGCAAATCATAACATCTGCTGCTGTATGGGCATATTTCTATTAAGAATCTGTAATGAACGCGATGAC is a genomic window of Daphnia pulicaria isolate SC F1-1A chromosome 2, SC_F0-13Bv2, whole genome shotgun sequence containing:
- the LOC124327197 gene encoding lipid droplet-regulating VLDL assembly factor AUP1-like; this encodes MASPNLEELFEDSRITQWDWTLLLLVFYTPLGLLLLVMRIFALIQFYLMFLYMPYQPIKRYLLRVCGFMLGVFVNEKYSNKAVVQENAVWVANHCSPFDSIVLQVIADKKGVITTFPEEETTTAKSGLLKFQLRSFEQHKRNNPSLPVQPLSLRISRPFPSFAITVLDSQSWTDVFFLLFSPCTIFNIKFLEPTQCREDEELEAYVNRIESTVSQDLGVTVTSFTAKDKAELIKRKRFEAQPPRPVQRPNNRWQVMASQVKEVLPHVPMAVILSDLSRTNSVDATVANLVEGVVPFIPEPVVTRVESAPSGPSSQAGPSNFKPLGASSQLQQVAASSFSKLVHERGLSLQERKQRLMRQAQLRYCERHGLQISGINC